Proteins encoded in a region of the Raphanus sativus cultivar WK10039 chromosome 8, ASM80110v3, whole genome shotgun sequence genome:
- the LOC108818678 gene encoding CRIB domain-containing protein RIC3-like, translated as MTTTTGVKGFFKGLRHITQIFEEGKERDIQIGFPTDVKHVAHIGSDGPASNAPSWMSDFNSQGNENAQVVSRRDANNNPTGEGVGLQELLPPPEKQKLKKTRRKSESHHGSPPRRNSNVLPSELVPRPSRRHHRSRHASLDSSNDPSLRRRRVIVSANDEEGSNHLSDSSSASHRKSSSSRHRKVKGSGGGEVSGRKTKAKPEKSTVQSDGICNDNNTSDKD; from the exons ATGACGACGACGACGGGCGTGAAAGGATTTTTTAAAGGCCTTCGCCACATCACTCAGATTTTCG AGGAAGGTAAAGAGCGTGATATTCAGATTGGGTTTCCCACCGATGTAAAACATGTCGCCCACATTGGATCCGATGGTCCCGCATCAAATGCACCAAGCTGG ATGAGTGACTTCAACTCTCAAGGAAATGAGAATGCTCAAGTAGTTTCTCGACGAGATGCCAACAACAATCCAACAGGAGAAGGAGTTGGATTACAAGAGTTGCTGCCTCCTCCCGAGAAACAAAAGCTCAAGAAGACAAGGCGTAAATCCGAGTCACATCACGGTTCTCCTCCTAGGCGAAACAGCAACGTGTTACCATCTGAACTGGTACCAAGACCCTCGAGACGTCACCACAGGAGCAGGCACGCGTCGTTAGATTCATCTAATGATCCATCCCTCAGGAGGAGGCGTGTTATTGTCTCGGCTAACGACGAGGAAGGTTCTAATCATCTTTCAGACAGCTCTTCTGCTTCTCATAGAAAGTCTTCGTCGTCGCGTCATAGGAAGGTGAAAGGATCAGGAGGAGGAGAAGTGTCCGGGAGGAAGACCAAAGCTAAACCGGAGAAGTCTACTGTTCAATCAGACGGCATATGTAATGATAATAACACCAGCGACAAAGACTAA
- the LOC108820964 gene encoding 60S ribosomal protein L23, with the protein MSKRGRGGTSGNKFRMSLGLPVAATVNCADNTGAKNLYIISVKGIKGRLNRLPSACVGDMVMATVKKGKPDLRKKVLPAVIVRQRKPWRRKDGVFMYFEDNAGVIVNPKGEMKGSAITGPIGKECADLWPRIASAANAIV; encoded by the exons ATGTCGAAGCGAG GACGGGGAGGAACGTCGGGTAACAAGTTCAGGATGTCGCTGGGTCTACCCGTGGCGGCGACGGTGAACTGTGCTGACAACACAGGTGCCAAGAACCTTTACATCATTTCTGTGAAAGGGATCAAGGGTCGTCTCAACAGGTTGCCTTCTGCTTGCGTCGGCGACATGGTGATGGCCACCGTCAAGAAGGGAAAGCCCGATCTCCGTAAGAAGGTTCTTCCAGCTGTCATCGTTAGGCAGAGGAAGCCTTGGCGCCGAAAGGATGGTGTCTTCATGTACTTCGAAG ATAATGCTGGAGTCATCGTGAACCCCAAGGGAGAAATGAAAGGATCTGCAATCACTGGTCCCATTGGTAAAGAGTGCGCTGATCTCTGGCCAAGGATTGCTAGTGCTGCCAATGCCATTGTCTAA
- the LOC108821626 gene encoding two-component response regulator-like APRR5: MSQDVISSHEQLSMDEITSPLTAQIVDFCDPQFFQETFNQTSEVTSASNCCGYVENINNNNCLNQDHEDNNNNNNNDNGDLSIIFDSQDDFDNDITASIDFSSSIQFPASDQLQDQFDFTGVQLHQPPNILYSSSSCDPLPPPLSVFEDDCLSSVPSYNLGSLNPTSPSCSFLGNPGLPTYMSVTGNMMNTGLAIERSGFYSGSLHFGSDFKPSHDQLMEIQADTSGMFFPDSVKPIFNQENHHLQTLDGGENQNNLVATPVLPPLGTDIAGLDDGSVNKVAKLTAEQRKEKIHRYMKKRNERNFSKKIKYACRKTLADSRPRVRGRFAKNDELCEPHRHGSSSHHEEDDDDVGVKEEEQLVDSSDIFSHISGVNSFKCSYPIQSWI, from the exons ATGTCACAGGACGTAATTTCGTCGCATGAACAGCTCTCAATG GATGAGATCACAAGCCCTCTCACCGCTCAAATCGTCGACTTCTGTGATCCGCAATTCTTTCAAGAGACCTTTAATCAAACTTCTGAAGTGACCTCTGCTTCAAATTGTTGTGGCTATGTCGAaaacatcaacaacaacaattgTTTGAATCAAGACCatgaagacaacaacaacaacaataataatGACAACGGTGACTTATCGATCATATTCGACTCACAAGACGATTTCGATAACGACATCACAGCTTCCATAGATTTCTCCTCCTCTATTCAGTTTCCAGCGTCTGATCAACTCCAAGACCAGTTTGATTTCACCGGAGTTCAGCTTCACCAGCCTCCCAACATCCTCTACTCTTCATCTTCTTGTGATCCTCTGCCTCCTCCTTTATCGGTTTTTGAAGATGATTGTCTTTCTTCTGTCCCAAGTTACAATCTTGGCTCCCTAAACCCTACTTCCCCCTCTTGCTCTTTTTTGGGTAATCCCGGTTTACCAACTTACATGTCTGTAACCGGGAATATGATGAACACCGGTTTAGCCATTGAAAGATCTGGTTTTTACTCCGGTAGTCTCCATTTTGGCTCTGATTTTAAACCATCACATGATCAATTGATGGAAATCCAGGCTGATACTAGTGGAATGTTCTTTCCAGATTCAGTAAAACCCATCTTCAATCAAGAAAATCATCACCTCCAG ACACTTGACGGTGGCGAGAACCAGAACAACCTGGTGGCAACACCGGTTCTTCCACCATTAGGAACAGATATAGCCGGTTTAGACGACGGGAGTGTCAACAAAGTAGCTAAACTCACCGCTGAGCAGAGGAAAGAGAAGATTCATAGGTACATGAAGAAGAGAAACGAGAGAAACTTTAGCAAGAAAATTAAG TATGCATGTAGGAAGACATTAGCAGATAGTCGTCCAAGAGTAAGAGGAAGGTTTGCAAAGAACGATGAATTGTGTGAACCACATAGACATGGTTCTTCAAGCCATcacgaagaagatgatgatgat GTGGGGGTCAAGGAAGAAGAACAATTGGTTGATTCTTCAGACATATTTTCACACATAAGTGGTGTCAACTCTTTCAAGTGCAGTTATCCAATCCAGTCTTGGATTTGA